One Parcubacteria group bacterium CG10_big_fil_rev_8_21_14_0_10_36_14 DNA window includes the following coding sequences:
- a CDS encoding phosphatase PAP2 family protein, translated as MDIQILKFLNNFAGQNLYLDAIFIFFAVYFPIVFALSHFLFFIKNKKIALLLWIWILAVFGLLIKEVISLFYFRVRPFEVVDGINKLIDKSAGDASFPSGHTLVAFVLAFSVFWLDKKWGIVFILSALFIAFARIFVGVHYPTDILGGMVIAFALSFVLRKKS; from the coding sequence ATGGATATACAAATCCTAAAATTTTTAAATAACTTTGCTGGGCAAAACTTATACTTAGATGCCATATTTATATTTTTTGCGGTTTATTTTCCGATTGTTTTTGCGCTTTCGCATTTTTTGTTTTTTATCAAAAATAAAAAAATAGCGCTTTTACTGTGGATCTGGATACTGGCAGTATTCGGATTATTAATAAAAGAAGTTATTAGTCTGTTTTATTTTAGGGTAAGACCGTTTGAGGTGGTAGATGGTATAAATAAATTAATTGATAAGTCCGCGGGCGACGCATCATTTCCCTCAGGCCATACTTTAGTGGCATTTGTTTTAGCTTTTAGTGTTTTTTGGCTGGATAAAAAGTGGGGGATAGTTTTTATTTTAAGCGCGCTTTTTATTGCTTTTGCCAGAATATTTGTAGGTGTGCACTATCCCACAGATATTCTTGGCGGAATGGTTATCGCATTCGCGCTCAGTTTTGTTTTAAGAAAAAAATCTTAA
- a CDS encoding endolytic transglycosylase MltG gives MKLKKIPIYILLAIVTFLFIFAVFFGYFLSEFYVKRPPKNAELVFFTIEEGEGANLIGQKLEEAGVINNKLAFKAYVWLFGLQLIFQPGDYTLKVGQNISKLANEMTAIRIKEKTFTIIEGWTLRDLAEYLIKKELIANENELYYLTAHPAVDYRNAKVDFKGGWQYDFLADKPAYVSLEGYIYPDTYRILADGTVDNLLKKALDNFGKKLTPEIRAEIKKQNRTIFEVLTMASIIEREVNSYEDRRIVADIIRRRIKYNMSLQMDSTINYFTNSGRSRSTYDDLSVDSPWNTYKYKGLPLGPINNPSVWSIKAALYPTPNEYLYFLTDKEGRVYYAKTGAEHQANRKYLD, from the coding sequence ATGAAACTAAAAAAAATTCCAATTTATATTTTATTGGCAATCGTAACGTTTTTATTCATTTTTGCGGTATTTTTTGGTTATTTTTTATCAGAGTTTTATGTTAAACGACCTCCGAAAAATGCCGAACTTGTATTTTTTACGATTGAAGAAGGCGAGGGGGCAAATCTAATCGGCCAAAAGCTTGAGGAAGCAGGAGTTATAAATAATAAGCTTGCTTTTAAGGCATATGTGTGGCTTTTTGGACTTCAGCTAATTTTTCAGCCGGGGGACTATACTTTAAAGGTGGGTCAAAATATTTCTAAGTTAGCAAATGAGATGACGGCGATAAGAATAAAAGAAAAGACTTTTACTATTATTGAAGGCTGGACTCTCAGGGATTTGGCAGAATATTTAATAAAAAAAGAGTTAATAGCCAATGAAAATGAATTATATTATCTAACCGCTCATCCGGCAGTAGATTACAGAAATGCCAAAGTAGATTTTAAGGGAGGTTGGCAATATGATTTTTTAGCTGATAAACCGGCTTATGTTTCTTTGGAAGGATATATCTATCCTGACACTTATCGTATTTTGGCAGACGGAACGGTTGATAATTTATTAAAAAAAGCTTTGGATAATTTTGGTAAAAAACTGACACCCGAGATACGCGCGGAAATAAAAAAACAAAACAGAACAATTTTTGAGGTTCTAACAATGGCCAGCATAATAGAAAGGGAGGTAAATAGTTATGAAGATAGAAGAATTGTGGCCGACATAATAAGACGCCGGATAAAATACAATATGTCTTTACAGATGGATTCAACTATTAATTATTTTACTAATTCTGGCAGAAGCCGTTCTACGTATGATGATTTAAGTGTTGATTCTCCGTGGAATACTTACAAATATAAAGGACTTCCACTCGGACCGATAAATAATCCCAGCGTTTGGTCAATAAAAGCCGCACTTTATCCAACACCAAACGAATATTTATATTTTTTAACGGATAAAGAAGGGCGCGTATATTATGCCAAGACTGGTGCTGAACATCAGGCAAACAGAAAATATTTAGACTAA
- the rplJ gene encoding 50S ribosomal protein L10 — translation MPKTKEQKKQEVEILVQKLQDNKSVVFANYNGLKVKDTEALRAKCRENNLQCGMAKKNLLKLVLKDLGIENPELTGEVIAFFGNDEVLPAKTASEFAKTHEALKIVAGIVDGKFATKADVVALSKLPSREELLAKMVGSINAPISGFVNVLAGNLRNLVYVLNAVANK, via the coding sequence ATGCCAAAAACAAAAGAACAAAAAAAACAAGAAGTGGAAATACTGGTTCAAAAATTACAGGATAATAAGTCTGTTGTTTTTGCAAATTATAATGGCTTGAAGGTAAAAGATACAGAAGCGCTTCGGGCAAAATGTCGTGAAAATAATCTTCAATGCGGAATGGCAAAAAAGAATTTATTAAAGCTCGTCTTAAAAGATTTGGGAATTGAAAACCCGGAACTTACAGGCGAAGTTATAGCTTTTTTTGGTAACGATGAAGTTCTTCCGGCAAAAACAGCATCCGAATTTGCTAAAACTCATGAGGCATTAAAAATCGTCGCCGGAATTGTAGATGGAAAATTTGCAACAAAGGCAGATGTTGTAGCGTTATCAAAACTTCCTTCAAGAGAAGAACTATTGGCAAAGATGGTTGGAAGCATAAATGCTCCGATTTCTGGATTTGTCAATGTGTTAGCCGGCAATCTTCGCAATCTTGTATACGTTTTAAATGCAGTAGCTAATAAATAA
- a CDS encoding ATP-dependent Clp protease proteolytic subunit produces PKKKVLRDMMRETYLNAQEAVDYGLVHEII; encoded by the coding sequence AACCCAAAAAGAAAGTACTAAGGGATATGATGAGAGAAACATATTTAAACGCGCAAGAAGCGGTTGATTACGGCCTTGTTCATGAGATTATTTAG
- a CDS encoding 50S ribosomal protein L7/L12: protein MSEEKTQVEVPEKFKALVEQIETLSVLELSELVKVLEEKFGVSAAAPMAVAAVAGGAVEAAEEKTEFDVELVAAGDNKISVIKVVKEITGLGLKDAKDLVDGAPKVLKEKLKKEEAESMKAKLVEAGATVNLK, encoded by the coding sequence ATGTCAGAAGAAAAAACACAAGTTGAAGTGCCTGAAAAATTTAAGGCATTAGTGGAACAGATTGAAACTCTTTCTGTTCTAGAACTTTCAGAACTTGTAAAAGTTTTGGAAGAAAAATTTGGAGTTAGCGCAGCCGCTCCAATGGCCGTAGCTGCAGTAGCAGGCGGTGCAGTAGAAGCTGCAGAAGAAAAAACAGAATTTGACGTAGAGCTTGTTGCCGCAGGCGACAACAAAATCAGCGTTATTAAAGTTGTAAAAGAAATTACCGGTCTTGGCCTAAAAGATGCCAAGGATTTGGTAGATGGCGCGCCAAAAGTTCTTAAAGAAAAATTAAAGAAAGAAGAAGCAGAAAGCATGAAGGCAAAATTAGTAGAAGCAGGCGCAACAGTAAATTTGAAGTAA
- a CDS encoding UMP kinase, which translates to MKKTIVISLGGSLIVPKGGIDILFLKKFKKLIADFAKKDYKIILICGGGRTARDYQKSAKAITKLTRDDLDWIGIHATRLNGHLVRTIFRDIVHPTIIKNPNQKVIFKEKVLIGVGWRPGCSTDYDAVLLAKTYGAKKVINLTNIDYLYDKNPTIYKNAKKIKEIDWQGFRKIVGNKWDPGANTPFDPIASREAQKLGLELILANGKKLDNLKKIIRGDKNFIGSIVYNH; encoded by the coding sequence ATGAAAAAAACAATAGTTATTTCATTAGGTGGTTCGCTGATTGTTCCCAAAGGCGGGATTGATATTTTATTTTTAAAAAAATTTAAAAAGTTGATAGCAGATTTTGCAAAGAAAGATTATAAAATTATTTTAATTTGTGGAGGAGGGAGAACAGCACGCGATTACCAAAAAAGCGCGAAAGCAATTACAAAATTAACTCGTGATGATTTGGATTGGATCGGTATTCACGCCACGCGTTTAAATGGGCATTTGGTGCGCACTATTTTTAGAGATATCGTTCATCCGACAATTATAAAAAATCCAAATCAAAAAGTGATCTTTAAAGAAAAAGTTTTGATTGGCGTCGGTTGGAGGCCGGGTTGCTCAACGGATTATGATGCGGTTTTATTGGCAAAAACTTATGGAGCAAAAAAAGTTATAAATCTCACAAATATTGATTATCTTTATGATAAAAACCCTACAATATATAAAAATGCTAAAAAAATAAAAGAAATTGACTGGCAGGGTTTTAGAAAAATTGTCGGCAATAAATGGGACCCGGGCGCAAACACACCATTTGATCCGATTGCCAGCCGGGAAGCGCAAAAGTTAGGTTTGGAACTTATTCTTGCAAATGGTAAAAAATTGGATAATTTGAAAAAAATTATAAGAGGTGATAAAAATTTTATAGGTTCAATAGTTTATAATCATTAA
- a CDS encoding AAA family ATPase: protein MDLFDKNLNQNQPLPDRLRPKTLDDFFGQQHLVGKDAPLRKMIEADDIPSMIFWGPPGTGKTTLSEIIAMRTGAHFKALSATSSGKKDLQIVIEEANNRLKLQNKKTILFVDEIHRWNKAQQDALLPYVEKGIITLIGATTENPSFEIVGALLSRTRVFALNQLEKDDLLAILKNALRLYFRNGTKMQFEEGAPSLLIGLAGGDARALLGALEIVIKLKKEKNNAIIKKEDIKNAYLNANLFYDKAGEEHYNIVSALHKSMRGSDANAALYWLGRMLTAGENPLYIARRLVRFASEDIGLADPNALTQAVASYQATHFLGMPECNTALAQAVVYMARAPKSNELYKAYNEAEKDIREMPREPVPLHLRNAPTELMKDLDYGKGNKYNPDCDGWVEQEYMPPSLKNKKYFNE from the coding sequence ATGGATTTATTTGATAAAAATCTAAATCAAAATCAGCCGTTGCCAGACAGATTACGCCCAAAAACATTGGATGATTTTTTTGGACAGCAACATTTAGTCGGTAAAGACGCACCTCTTCGCAAAATGATAGAAGCGGACGATATACCTTCTATGATTTTTTGGGGACCTCCTGGAACCGGAAAAACCACGTTATCAGAAATTATTGCTATGCGGACAGGAGCGCATTTTAAGGCGCTTTCTGCCACTTCAAGCGGAAAGAAGGATTTGCAGATAGTTATAGAAGAGGCAAATAACCGCTTAAAACTTCAGAATAAAAAAACTATTCTTTTTGTTGATGAAATACATCGTTGGAATAAAGCGCAACAAGATGCCCTCTTGCCTTATGTGGAAAAGGGCATAATTACACTTATTGGCGCGACAACAGAAAATCCTTCTTTTGAAATAGTTGGCGCTTTACTTTCCAGAACACGCGTATTTGCCCTCAATCAATTAGAAAAAGACGATTTGCTTGCTATTTTAAAGAACGCGCTTAGGCTTTATTTTAGGAATGGGACAAAGATGCAGTTTGAAGAAGGCGCGCCGTCTCTTTTGATTGGATTGGCAGGAGGGGATGCGCGCGCGCTTTTAGGCGCTTTGGAGATTGTTATAAAACTGAAAAAAGAAAAAAATAATGCTATAATTAAAAAAGAAGATATAAAAAATGCATATTTGAATGCCAATCTTTTTTATGACAAAGCAGGGGAAGAGCACTACAATATAGTTTCTGCTTTGCATAAATCAATGCGCGGAAGTGATGCCAATGCCGCGCTTTACTGGCTTGGAAGAATGCTTACGGCCGGAGAAAACCCACTCTATATCGCCCGTCGTTTAGTACGTTTTGCGTCAGAAGATATTGGGCTTGCTGACCCGAACGCTTTAACTCAAGCGGTAGCGAGTTATCAGGCAACTCATTTTTTAGGAATGCCGGAATGTAACACAGCTCTTGCCCAGGCAGTTGTTTATATGGCTCGGGCACCAAAGTCAAATGAGCTTTATAAGGCATACAATGAAGCTGAAAAAGATATACGCGAAATGCCTCGTGAACCCGTTCCACTGCATTTGCGTAATGCGCCGACAGAATTAATGAAGGATTTGGATTATGGCAAAGGAAATAAGTATAATCCAGATTGCGATGGTTGGGTAGAGCAAGAATATATGCCACCGAGTTTAAAAAATAAAAAATATTTCAATGAATAA
- a CDS encoding ATP-dependent DNA helicase: MIDYQKQLNEEQFKVVHEGEGPCLVLAGAGSGKTRTIIYRLAHLLEKGIEPKNICLVTFTNKAAKEMISRAEILLGYRPKGLVGGTFHHLANFLLRRYGKRIGLEPNFTIIDEDDKKSLLKSSIAEAGVDTKKRRFPSPAVLKSLFSFCKNSRNSLEQVLEIKNPKFLEIKSEIEDVRRIFERKKKDGNMVDFDDLLVLTLNLLETQEDVRRGLAYNFKYVLVDEYQDINPVQAAILYHLASHHKNILVVGDDAQSIYSFRAADVKNILDFPRTYPNSKTFRLETNYRSTPNILNLANNSIIHNVNQFPKKLRSLRKDGIIPQVVPAGTREDEANFIADRILELRDEGVELREIAVLFRASYHSEVLEMELTRRDIPYDYRGGVRFFERAHIKDVIAYLRVFFNLQDEAAWMRILSFGMGIGPATAKKIFESISEKKEPRMILDIDSTRFGIKARTSWEEILSVWKKFVNLEARPNVFIDEVINSYYKDYLENKYENAEERLQDLYEMANYSSRYEDLETFLSEITLYEDVAVKREARAIEDDERIILSTIHQAKGLEWKAVFVINLIDGAFPNRRAMMEDGGMEEERRLFYVASTRAKDELYLSYAFTGGDGGYGGGGGGGGMYFNEPSQFLRELDRSLLEQVELENVDDDLPVIDINAEELPKKSYLPDIKIEF, from the coding sequence ATGATTGATTATCAGAAACAATTAAATGAGGAGCAATTCAAGGTTGTTCATGAAGGCGAGGGGCCTTGTTTGGTTTTGGCCGGCGCGGGAAGCGGAAAAACGCGGACAATAATCTATCGGCTGGCGCATCTATTGGAAAAAGGAATAGAGCCGAAAAATATTTGTTTGGTTACTTTTACCAATAAAGCGGCAAAAGAAATGATAAGCCGGGCTGAAATACTTTTGGGATATAGGCCAAAAGGCCTTGTTGGAGGGACATTCCATCATCTTGCTAATTTTTTGCTTCGCAGATACGGAAAAAGAATTGGTTTGGAGCCGAATTTTACTATTATTGATGAAGATGATAAAAAATCGTTATTAAAATCTTCAATTGCAGAGGCAGGGGTTGATACGAAAAAACGCAGGTTTCCTTCCCCGGCGGTTTTAAAAAGCCTTTTTAGTTTTTGCAAAAATAGCAGAAACTCTCTTGAGCAAGTATTGGAGATAAAAAATCCAAAATTTTTGGAGATAAAATCAGAGATAGAAGATGTTCGCCGGATTTTTGAACGTAAGAAAAAAGACGGAAACATGGTGGATTTTGACGACCTTTTGGTTTTAACTTTAAATTTATTAGAAACACAAGAAGATGTAAGAAGGGGGCTGGCTTATAATTTTAAATATGTTTTGGTTGATGAATATCAGGATATAAATCCGGTTCAAGCGGCAATTCTTTATCATTTGGCATCACACCATAAAAATATCTTAGTTGTGGGAGATGACGCGCAGAGTATTTATTCTTTTCGCGCGGCAGATGTAAAAAATATATTAGACTTTCCACGCACCTATCCAAATTCCAAAACATTTCGTTTGGAAACAAACTATCGTTCAACGCCAAATATTCTAAATCTTGCTAATAATAGCATCATCCATAATGTAAACCAATTTCCAAAAAAATTACGTAGTTTGCGTAAAGATGGAATTATTCCACAAGTAGTTCCTGCGGGGACAAGAGAAGATGAGGCAAATTTTATTGCTGACAGAATTTTGGAGCTTCGTGATGAGGGTGTAGAACTACGTGAAATTGCCGTGCTTTTTCGCGCGTCATATCATAGCGAAGTTTTGGAAATGGAATTAACGCGGAGGGATATCCCATATGACTATCGCGGAGGAGTTCGTTTTTTTGAGCGGGCGCATATAAAAGACGTTATTGCTTATCTCCGCGTTTTTTTTAATTTGCAGGATGAAGCGGCGTGGATGAGGATTTTATCTTTTGGTATGGGCATTGGCCCGGCAACAGCAAAAAAAATATTTGAGAGTATAAGTGAAAAAAAAGAACCGCGTATGATTTTGGATATAGATAGCACGAGGTTTGGCATAAAAGCTCGCACTTCGTGGGAAGAAATTTTGAGTGTTTGGAAAAAGTTTGTAAATCTTGAAGCTCGTCCGAATGTTTTTATTGATGAAGTGATAAATTCTTATTACAAGGATTATCTGGAAAATAAATATGAAAATGCTGAGGAGCGTTTGCAGGACTTGTATGAAATGGCAAATTATTCGTCGCGATATGAAGATCTGGAAACGTTTTTATCGGAGATAACGCTTTATGAAGATGTGGCTGTAAAAAGAGAAGCAAGAGCAATAGAAGATGATGAAAGAATTATATTATCAACCATTCATCAGGCCAAGGGACTGGAGTGGAAGGCGGTTTTTGTGATAAATCTTATTGACGGTGCGTTCCCAAATAGAAGGGCGATGATGGAAGATGGTGGGATGGAAGAAGAGCGCCGGCTTTTTTATGTGGCCTCAACCCGAGCTAAAGATGAACTTTATTTGTCTTATGCTTTTACCGGTGGAGACGGAGGATATGGTGGTGGTGGCGGTGGCGGCGGAATGTATTTTAATGAGCCATCACAATTTTTGCGTGAGCTGGATCGTTCTCTTTTAGAGCAGGTTGAGCTAGAAAATGTAGATGACGACTTGCCGGTTATCGATATTAATGCAGAAGAATTGCCGAAAAAAAGTTATTTACCCGATATAAAAATAGAATTTTGA